The nucleotide window GCTACTGGGAGTAAGGGACACGACAGTCTACAAATGGAGTCACGAAGGCAGAATACCTTCTTACAGGTTTGGCAGGTGCGTCAGGTTCATTGAGGGAGAGGTAATGGATTGGGCCGAGAATCAGAGGTCAAGGCGGACACGTGGCAGGGGCGAGAAGATTTGAAAAACCCGGTGTATA belongs to candidate division TA06 bacterium and includes:
- a CDS encoding DNA-binding protein; protein product: MSKRFIDAKEVARLLGVRDTTVYKWSHEGRIPSYRFGRCVRFIEGEVMDWAENQRSRRTRGRGEKI